Proteins co-encoded in one Kocuria flava genomic window:
- a CDS encoding glycosyltransferase family 2 protein, which produces MTDPAARPDDRVAVVMITHNRREEALLALARLRELPEAPHVVVVDNGSADGTAEAIRAQHPWAQLVASPVNLGAVGRNVAMERVDTPYVAFCDDDTWWEPGSLRRAADALEAHPRLGVVTGRILVEPGGREDAINAELLHSPVEGPDWLPGPALGSFLAGASVVRAEAFREVGGFSERLWLGGEEELLAADLATAGWELVHLPEVVVHHQASTVRDPHLRRRHGLRNTLWFIWLRRPLRAALRRSRDVLAGAPRDRVTALAVLDAVRGAPWVLRERRPLPERVERRFLALEDSQRTSAARRYVS; this is translated from the coding sequence GTGACCGATCCCGCCGCACGCCCCGACGACCGGGTGGCCGTCGTGATGATCACCCACAACCGCCGCGAGGAGGCGCTGCTGGCGCTGGCGCGGCTGCGGGAGCTGCCCGAGGCCCCGCACGTGGTGGTCGTGGACAACGGCTCCGCCGACGGCACGGCCGAGGCGATCCGCGCGCAGCACCCGTGGGCGCAGCTCGTGGCCAGCCCCGTGAACCTCGGGGCGGTCGGGCGCAACGTCGCGATGGAGCGGGTGGACACGCCCTACGTCGCCTTCTGCGACGACGACACGTGGTGGGAGCCCGGGTCGCTGCGCCGGGCCGCCGACGCGCTCGAGGCCCACCCCCGCCTGGGGGTGGTCACGGGCCGGATCCTCGTGGAGCCGGGGGGCCGGGAGGACGCGATCAACGCCGAGTTGCTGCACTCCCCCGTGGAGGGCCCCGACTGGCTGCCGGGACCGGCCCTGGGCAGCTTCCTCGCGGGCGCCTCCGTGGTGCGCGCGGAGGCCTTCCGGGAGGTCGGCGGCTTCAGCGAGCGGCTGTGGCTGGGCGGCGAGGAGGAGCTGCTGGCGGCCGACCTCGCCACCGCCGGGTGGGAGCTCGTGCACCTGCCCGAGGTGGTCGTCCACCACCAGGCCTCGACCGTGCGCGACCCGCACCTGCGCCGCCGGCACGGGCTGCGCAACACGCTGTGGTTCATCTGGCTGCGCCGGCCCCTGCGGGCGGCGCTGCGCCGCAGCCGCGACGTGCTGGCCGGGGCCCCGCGCGACCGGGTGACCGCGCTGGCGGTCCTCGACGCCGTGCGCGGGGCGCCGTGGGTGCTGCGGGAGCGGCGCCCCCTGCCCGAGCGGGTCGAGCGCCGCTTCCTCGCCCTCGAGGACTCCCAGCGCACCAGCGCAGCCCGGCGCTACGTCAGCTGA
- a CDS encoding HAD-IIIA family hydrolase gives MTAAAGGTPAPASYAVVIPSVGRPTLQWLLDTLSAQDVDAAHPGPLEVVVVDDRPGDVAPLTPAVPETVAWSVRTVRGHGRGPAAARNRGWRAARRSGAEWIAFLDDDVELPAGWARALAEDLAACGPRVGATQGRIDVPLPGTRRPTDWERNTASLERADWATADMAYRVATLEAVDGFDERFPRAYREDADLALRVRRAGWELVRGQRRITHPVRPADDLVSLRVQAGNADDALMRRLHGPDWRTAAQAPPGGFRWHVATVAALGTAAAGAGTALAAAAAGRRGAVRPALTAAAAGAAAWGWLTGRFLLLRTAPGPRPGDDGFLPELSRMARTSAAIPPAAVRHRVSGWWRHRRTGPWPVPVRAVLFDRDGTLVHDVPYNGDPELVALVPGAREAVAAARAAGCRVGVVSNQSGIGRGLLTRAQVDAVNARVAELLGPFDTWQVCPHAPEDRCACRKPAPGMVRAAAAELGVDPAECVLIGDIGADVEAARAAGARSVLVPTPVTRPEEVAAAPEVAATLTEAVAAALGGPAPGAHGAAAPGLEVPAPAGRG, from the coding sequence ATGACCGCGGCCGCCGGCGGCACCCCCGCACCCGCCTCCTACGCCGTCGTCATCCCCTCGGTCGGCCGGCCCACGCTGCAGTGGCTGCTGGACACCCTCTCCGCCCAGGACGTCGACGCCGCCCACCCCGGCCCGCTGGAGGTCGTCGTCGTCGACGACCGGCCCGGGGACGTGGCACCGCTGACCCCGGCCGTCCCGGAGACCGTCGCCTGGAGCGTGCGCACCGTGCGCGGCCACGGCCGCGGGCCCGCCGCCGCCCGCAACCGCGGCTGGCGTGCCGCCCGCCGCTCGGGCGCCGAGTGGATCGCGTTCCTCGACGACGACGTCGAGCTGCCCGCCGGCTGGGCCCGGGCGCTCGCCGAGGACCTCGCCGCGTGCGGGCCCCGGGTCGGGGCGACCCAGGGCCGGATCGACGTCCCGCTGCCGGGCACCCGCCGGCCCACCGACTGGGAGCGCAACACCGCCTCCCTCGAGCGCGCCGACTGGGCCACCGCCGACATGGCCTACCGGGTCGCCACCCTCGAGGCGGTCGACGGCTTCGACGAGCGCTTCCCGCGCGCCTACCGGGAGGACGCCGACCTCGCCCTGCGCGTGCGCCGGGCCGGCTGGGAGCTCGTGCGCGGGCAGCGGCGGATCACCCACCCCGTGCGCCCGGCCGACGACCTCGTGTCCCTGCGCGTGCAGGCCGGCAACGCCGACGACGCCCTCATGCGCCGGCTGCACGGGCCGGACTGGCGCACCGCCGCCCAGGCGCCCCCCGGGGGCTTCCGGTGGCACGTCGCGACCGTCGCCGCCCTGGGCACGGCCGCCGCCGGGGCCGGCACCGCCCTCGCCGCCGCGGCCGCGGGCCGGCGGGGCGCGGTGCGCCCGGCCCTGACGGCCGCCGCGGCCGGCGCGGCCGCGTGGGGGTGGCTCACCGGCCGGTTCCTGCTGCTGCGCACCGCGCCCGGGCCCCGCCCCGGGGACGACGGGTTCCTGCCCGAGCTCTCCCGCATGGCGCGCACGAGCGCGGCGATCCCGCCGGCCGCCGTGCGCCACCGGGTGAGCGGCTGGTGGCGCCACCGCCGCACCGGGCCGTGGCCCGTGCCGGTGCGCGCGGTGCTCTTCGACCGGGACGGCACGCTCGTCCACGACGTGCCCTACAACGGCGACCCGGAGCTCGTGGCGCTCGTGCCCGGGGCCCGGGAGGCCGTGGCCGCCGCCCGCGCCGCCGGGTGCCGGGTCGGGGTGGTCTCCAACCAGTCCGGGATCGGCCGGGGGCTGCTCACCCGCGCCCAGGTCGACGCCGTCAACGCCCGCGTCGCCGAGCTGCTGGGCCCCTTCGACACCTGGCAGGTCTGCCCCCACGCCCCGGAGGACCGGTGCGCGTGCCGCAAGCCGGCCCCCGGCATGGTCCGCGCCGCCGCCGCCGAGCTGGGCGTGGACCCCGCCGAGTGCGTGCTGATCGGCGACATCGGCGCCGACGTCGAGGCGGCCCGGGCCGCCGGCGCCCGCTCCGTGCTGGTGCCCACCCCGGTCACCCGCCCCGAGGAGGTCGCCGCCGCCCCCGAGGTCGCCGCGACCCTGACCGAGGCCGTGGCCGCCGCCCTGGGCGGGCCCGCCCCCGGTGCCCACGGCGCGGCCGCGCCGGGCCTCGAGGTCCCCGCCCCGGCGGGCCGGGGCTGA
- a CDS encoding glycosyltransferase family 9 protein, with amino-acid sequence MRAEPDGIGPGDVLVLRALGLGDALTGVAPLRGVRRMLPGHRLVLAAPEAIGTWLAGLGVVDAVLPTTGLEPLPPLPGGHVAVNLHGRGPRSHELLRAGNPRRLVAFAADGHDGPAWRADEHEVHRWCRLVGAAGGPCGPEDLRLRAPVPAPAHAPVVIHPGAASAARRWPARRWRRVAAELTAGGRTVVVTGSAAEAPLAAAVAEGLAGVQDRCGDLSLEQLTATVGSAAAVLSADTGVAHLATALAVPSVVLFGPTPPAWWGPAVDPGLHTVLWHGDPHAGAWGDPHADVLDERLAAVTADEVLAAVRALLERTGPDRPGPEPPRPRGPGRRPALTGPVPRPAHPD; translated from the coding sequence GTGAGGGCTGAGCCCGACGGCATCGGGCCCGGCGACGTCCTGGTCCTGCGCGCCCTCGGCCTCGGCGACGCCCTCACCGGGGTGGCCCCGCTGCGCGGGGTGCGCCGGATGCTGCCCGGCCACCGGCTCGTGCTCGCCGCCCCGGAGGCGATCGGGACGTGGCTGGCCGGGCTCGGCGTGGTCGACGCCGTCCTGCCCACGACCGGGCTCGAACCCCTGCCGCCGCTGCCCGGCGGGCACGTGGCCGTCAACCTCCACGGGCGCGGGCCCCGCAGCCACGAGCTGCTGCGGGCCGGGAACCCCCGGCGCCTCGTCGCCTTCGCCGCGGACGGCCACGACGGGCCCGCCTGGCGCGCCGACGAGCACGAGGTGCACCGGTGGTGCCGGCTGGTCGGCGCCGCCGGGGGCCCGTGCGGCCCGGAGGACCTCCGGCTGCGCGCCCCCGTCCCGGCGCCCGCGCACGCGCCCGTGGTGATCCACCCCGGGGCGGCCTCGGCCGCCCGCCGCTGGCCGGCCCGGCGCTGGCGCCGCGTCGCCGCGGAGCTCACCGCCGGGGGCCGCACCGTGGTGGTCACCGGCTCCGCCGCCGAGGCCCCCCTGGCCGCGGCCGTCGCCGAGGGCCTGGCCGGGGTCCAGGACCGCTGCGGGGACCTGTCCCTCGAGCAGCTGACCGCCACGGTCGGATCGGCCGCCGCGGTGCTCAGCGCCGACACCGGCGTGGCGCACCTGGCCACCGCCCTGGCGGTGCCCTCCGTGGTCCTGTTCGGCCCGACCCCGCCCGCCTGGTGGGGCCCGGCGGTGGACCCCGGCCTGCACACCGTGCTGTGGCACGGCGACCCGCACGCCGGGGCCTGGGGCGACCCGCACGCGGACGTGCTCGACGAGCGCCTCGCCGCGGTGACCGCCGACGAGGTGCTCGCCGCCGTCCGCGCCCTGCTCGAGCGCACCGGTCCGGACCGCCCCGGCCCGGAACCGCCCCGTCCCCGTGGGCCCGGCCGCCGCCCGGCCCTGACCGGCCCGGTCCCGCGCCCGGCACACCCCGACTGA
- a CDS encoding glycosyltransferase family 9 protein → MGRILAVRLDSDGDVLLTGPAVRALARLGPVDLLASPAGAAAARLLPDVAEVLVHAAPWSGFRPPAVDREATLALVEELAGRGYDLAVVFTSYHQSPLPMALLARLAGIGRVVGTSEDYPGSLLDVRHRRADPPGGGHEVEAAVELAVAAGAPAPAGAGLRLAVRRPLPDPPAEVAALDGDFVVLHPGASVPSRGLTPGHAGSLAAGLAAAGHAVVVTGGPGERELAAATAAAARAAVPGATVLDLAGRTDLPGLAAVLDAARCTVVGNTGPAHLAAAVGTPVVSLFSPVVPPERWAPWGVPVVLLGDQQAPCRDSRARDCPVPGHPCLSGVGPDAVVGAVERLAGDPAPDPEGGRACAS, encoded by the coding sequence GTGGGCCGCATCCTCGCCGTCCGCCTCGACTCGGACGGGGACGTCCTGCTGACCGGCCCCGCCGTGCGGGCCCTGGCCCGCCTCGGCCCGGTGGACCTGCTGGCCTCCCCGGCCGGGGCCGCCGCGGCCCGGCTGCTGCCGGACGTGGCCGAGGTGCTGGTCCACGCCGCGCCGTGGTCCGGGTTCCGCCCGCCGGCCGTGGACCGGGAGGCCACCCTCGCGCTCGTCGAGGAGCTCGCCGGGCGCGGCTACGACCTCGCCGTGGTGTTCACCTCCTACCACCAGTCCCCGCTGCCGATGGCCCTGCTCGCCCGCCTGGCCGGCATCGGCCGGGTCGTGGGCACGAGCGAGGACTACCCCGGGTCGCTGCTCGACGTCCGCCACCGCCGGGCCGACCCGCCCGGCGGCGGCCACGAGGTGGAGGCCGCCGTGGAGCTGGCCGTCGCCGCCGGCGCTCCCGCGCCGGCCGGGGCCGGGCTGCGCCTGGCCGTGCGCCGCCCGCTGCCGGACCCGCCGGCCGAGGTCGCCGCCCTGGACGGGGACTTCGTGGTCCTGCACCCGGGGGCCTCCGTGCCCTCGCGCGGGCTGACCCCCGGCCACGCCGGGTCCCTGGCGGCGGGACTGGCCGCCGCCGGCCACGCCGTCGTCGTCACCGGCGGGCCGGGGGAGAGGGAGCTCGCCGCCGCCACCGCGGCCGCCGCCCGCGCCGCCGTCCCCGGCGCGACCGTGCTCGACCTCGCCGGGCGCACCGACCTGCCCGGCCTGGCCGCGGTGCTGGACGCCGCCCGGTGCACCGTCGTCGGCAACACCGGCCCCGCCCACCTGGCCGCGGCCGTGGGCACCCCGGTCGTCTCCCTCTTCTCCCCGGTGGTCCCGCCCGAGCGGTGGGCGCCCTGGGGCGTGCCCGTGGTCCTGCTCGGGGACCAGCAGGCCCCCTGCCGGGACTCCCGCGCCCGGGACTGCCCGGTCCCCGGCCACCCCTGCCTGTCCGGGGTCGGCCCCGACGCCGTGGTCGGAGCCGTCGAGCGGCTGGCCGGGGACCCCGCCCCCGACCCCGAAGGAGGACGCGCGTGCGCATCCTGA
- a CDS encoding UDP-glucuronic acid decarboxylase family protein, protein MSTTDAPIPARTVRRAVVTGGAGFLGSHLCTELRRREVEVVCLDNFLTGSAANIEHLVGDPGFRLVQCDMTDYVHVPGDVDLVLHFASPASPIDYLKLPIHTLKVGSIGTNHALGLAKDKGARFVLASTSEVYGDPQVHPQPESYWGHVNPVGPRGVYDEAKRYAEALTVAYRAEHGVDTAIVRIFNTFGPRMRPFDGRAIPTFIRQALAGEPLTVAGDGSQTRSVCYVSDLVRGILALADSGHSGPMNIGNPHELSVLRIAEDVLAATGSASSLEFVGRPVDDPQVRRPDTTLAAEVLGWAPEVAWEEGLRRTVEWFRTALEASAAPAAHRAG, encoded by the coding sequence GTGAGCACCACCGACGCCCCGATCCCCGCCCGCACCGTCCGCCGGGCCGTCGTCACCGGCGGCGCCGGCTTCCTGGGCAGCCACCTGTGCACCGAGCTGCGCCGGCGCGAGGTGGAGGTCGTGTGCCTGGACAACTTCCTCACCGGCTCGGCCGCCAACATCGAGCACCTGGTGGGCGACCCCGGCTTCCGGCTCGTCCAGTGCGACATGACCGACTACGTGCACGTGCCCGGGGACGTGGACCTCGTGCTGCACTTCGCCTCCCCGGCCTCGCCGATCGACTACCTCAAGCTGCCCATCCACACCCTCAAGGTCGGCTCGATCGGCACCAACCACGCCCTGGGCCTGGCCAAGGACAAGGGCGCCCGGTTCGTGCTGGCCTCGACCTCCGAGGTCTACGGCGACCCGCAGGTCCACCCCCAGCCGGAGAGCTACTGGGGCCACGTCAACCCGGTGGGCCCGCGCGGGGTCTACGACGAGGCCAAGCGCTACGCCGAGGCGCTCACGGTCGCCTACCGGGCCGAGCACGGGGTGGACACCGCGATCGTGCGGATCTTCAACACCTTCGGGCCGCGCATGCGGCCCTTCGACGGGCGGGCGATCCCGACCTTCATCCGCCAGGCGCTGGCGGGGGAGCCGCTGACGGTGGCCGGGGACGGCTCTCAGACCCGGTCCGTGTGCTACGTCTCCGACCTCGTGCGCGGGATCCTGGCGCTGGCCGACAGCGGGCACAGCGGGCCCATGAACATCGGCAACCCGCACGAGCTGTCCGTGCTGCGCATCGCCGAGGACGTGCTCGCCGCGACCGGCTCGGCCTCGTCCCTCGAGTTCGTCGGCCGCCCGGTCGACGACCCGCAGGTCCGCCGCCCGGACACGACGCTGGCCGCCGAGGTCCTGGGTTGGGCCCCGGAGGTCGCCTGGGAGGAGGGGCTGCGGCGCACCGTCGAGTGGTTCCGCACCGCCCTCGAGGCCAGCGCCGCACCCGCCGCGCACCGCGCCGGCTGA
- the rfaE2 gene encoding D-glycero-beta-D-manno-heptose 1-phosphate adenylyltransferase: protein MSAARIVVVGDALLDRDVTGTSTRLSPDAPVPVVDADAVFASPGGAGLAALLCAEPPAVGSVPARAQVTLLAPVAADAAGAELAAALGEVALERLGHEGGTRTKTRIRSSGQTLVRVDEGGPGTPVGVTAEAVARVLAGADAVLVSDYGGGVTRDPAVRRALTDHARTGTVVWDPHPRGGEPVPGCALVTPNAAEAAAAAERPGAGPRELAPVLRERWAARAVAVTAGPRGAVLATAAGTEHVPAAPVRDTDPCGAGDRFASAAALALGGGADVTAAVSTAVEAAGQWVADGGAATFRTRRAAGTGAAPELPPGAAALPREVQDLLVEVRGRGGTVVATGGCFDVLHAGHIASLDAARRLGDALVVLLNSDRSVRRLKGPGRPVVGQEDRARVLAALRSVDAVVVFDEDDPRAALNVLRPDVWVKGGDYTPEQLPEAADVRGWGGQVSVLPYLSGRSTTAILQRAGREG, encoded by the coding sequence ATGAGCGCCGCCCGCATCGTCGTGGTCGGCGACGCCCTGCTCGACCGGGACGTCACCGGCACCTCCACCCGCCTGAGCCCCGACGCGCCCGTGCCCGTCGTGGACGCCGACGCCGTCTTCGCCAGCCCCGGCGGGGCCGGGCTCGCGGCCCTGCTGTGCGCCGAGCCCCCGGCCGTGGGCTCCGTGCCCGCCCGGGCGCAGGTGACCCTGCTCGCCCCCGTCGCCGCGGACGCCGCCGGGGCCGAGCTGGCCGCCGCCCTCGGCGAGGTCGCCCTCGAGCGGCTGGGCCACGAGGGCGGGACCCGCACCAAGACCCGCATCCGCAGCTCCGGCCAGACCCTCGTGCGCGTGGACGAGGGCGGGCCGGGCACCCCCGTGGGCGTCACCGCCGAGGCCGTCGCCCGCGTCCTGGCCGGCGCCGACGCCGTGCTCGTCTCCGACTACGGGGGCGGGGTCACCCGGGACCCGGCCGTGCGCCGGGCGCTGACCGACCACGCCCGCACCGGCACGGTCGTGTGGGACCCGCACCCGCGCGGCGGCGAGCCCGTGCCCGGGTGCGCGCTCGTGACCCCCAACGCCGCCGAGGCCGCGGCCGCCGCCGAGCGCCCCGGCGCCGGCCCGCGCGAGCTCGCGCCCGTGCTGCGCGAGCGCTGGGCGGCCCGCGCGGTCGCCGTCACGGCCGGTCCCCGGGGCGCCGTGCTGGCCACCGCCGCCGGCACCGAGCACGTCCCCGCCGCCCCCGTGCGCGACACGGACCCGTGCGGGGCGGGGGACCGCTTCGCCTCGGCCGCGGCCCTGGCCCTGGGCGGGGGCGCCGACGTCACCGCGGCGGTCTCGACCGCGGTGGAGGCCGCCGGTCAGTGGGTCGCCGACGGCGGGGCCGCGACCTTCCGCACCCGCCGTGCGGCCGGCACCGGCGCGGCGCCGGAGCTGCCCCCCGGCGCCGCGGCGCTGCCGCGGGAGGTCCAGGACCTGCTCGTGGAGGTCCGCGGCCGCGGCGGGACGGTGGTGGCCACCGGCGGGTGCTTCGACGTGCTCCACGCCGGGCACATCGCCTCCCTCGACGCCGCCCGGCGCCTGGGCGACGCCCTCGTGGTCCTGCTGAACTCCGACCGGTCCGTGCGCCGGCTCAAGGGGCCCGGACGCCCCGTGGTCGGCCAGGAGGACCGCGCGCGCGTGCTCGCGGCCCTGCGCAGCGTCGACGCCGTGGTCGTCTTCGACGAGGACGACCCCCGCGCCGCCCTCAACGTCCTGCGCCCCGACGTGTGGGTCAAGGGCGGGGACTACACCCCCGAGCAGCTGCCCGAGGCCGCCGACGTCCGGGGCTGGGGCGGGCAGGTCAGCGTCCTGCCCTACCTCTCCGGGCGCTCGACGACCGCGATCCTGCAGCGGGCCGGCCGTGAGGGCTGA
- a CDS encoding glycosyltransferase — MRILIWHVHGSWTTSFVHGPHDYLLPVLPDRGPDGRGRAQTWDWPAAARELTPEQLAGEDFDAVVLQRPHEAGLLERWTGRRPGRDVPAVYVEHDTPRGPAATTRHPMAGRTDVPVVHVTHFNRMMWDNGEAPTEVVEHGVLDPGHLYTGERGSLAVVVNEPVRRSRIAGTDLVVDLGRQLPVEVYGMGMAELAAAAPHLAGGLHENYPQHRLHAALGAHRAYFHPYRWTSLGLALLEAMTLGMPVLGLVTTEAPRAVPPEAGLLSNDPRALAAQARAWLADPDAAAAAGSAAREHALAHYGTDRFHADWDRILEKVTA, encoded by the coding sequence GTGCGCATCCTGATCTGGCACGTCCACGGCTCCTGGACCACCTCGTTCGTCCACGGGCCCCACGACTACCTCCTGCCCGTGCTCCCGGACCGCGGCCCCGACGGCCGCGGCCGCGCGCAGACCTGGGACTGGCCCGCCGCCGCCCGCGAGCTGACCCCCGAGCAGCTGGCCGGCGAGGACTTCGACGCGGTCGTGCTCCAGCGCCCGCACGAGGCCGGGCTGCTCGAGCGCTGGACCGGTCGCCGCCCCGGCCGCGACGTGCCGGCCGTCTACGTCGAGCACGACACCCCCCGCGGGCCGGCCGCGACCACCCGCCACCCCATGGCCGGGCGCACGGACGTGCCCGTCGTGCACGTCACCCACTTCAACCGCATGATGTGGGACAACGGCGAGGCCCCCACCGAGGTCGTCGAGCACGGCGTGCTCGACCCCGGCCACCTCTACACGGGGGAGCGCGGGAGCCTCGCCGTGGTCGTCAACGAGCCCGTGCGCCGGTCCCGGATCGCCGGCACCGACCTCGTCGTCGACCTGGGCCGGCAGCTGCCGGTCGAGGTCTACGGCATGGGCATGGCCGAGCTCGCGGCCGCCGCCCCGCACCTGGCCGGGGGCCTGCACGAGAACTACCCCCAGCACCGGCTGCACGCGGCCCTGGGCGCCCACCGGGCCTACTTCCACCCCTACCGGTGGACGAGCCTGGGCCTGGCGCTGCTCGAGGCCATGACCCTGGGGATGCCGGTGCTCGGGCTCGTCACGACCGAGGCCCCCCGGGCGGTCCCGCCGGAGGCGGGGCTGCTCTCCAACGACCCCCGGGCCCTCGCCGCGCAGGCGCGGGCCTGGCTGGCCGATCCCGACGCGGCGGCCGCCGCGGGCAGCGCCGCCCGCGAGCACGCCCTGGCACACTACGGTACGGACCGCTTCCACGCGGACTGGGACCGCATCCTGGAGAAGGTGACAGCATGA
- a CDS encoding glycosyltransferase, whose protein sequence is MRIAMVSEHASPLAALGGVDAGGQNVYVAALAEGLARRGHDVSVYTRRDDPALPEVVEQAPGVRVVHVPAGPAGPLPKDELAPYMDEFGRWLARDWARTGAPDLVHAHFWMSGLAARRAAEAHRIPVVQTFHALGAVKRRHQGAADTSPAGRLAAEHGLITGADLVLATCRDERAELLALGGDPSRIDVVPCGVDLGAFAPAPPRPAGARRRILALGRLVERKGVDVAVRALAELPGAELVVAGGPERAELDRDPEALRLRALARELGVADRVELLGRVDHRDTAELLAGADVVACLPWYEPFGMVPLEAMACARPVVGSAVGGLLDSVEDGVTGLLVPPRDPAGAATALRALLEDPQRAARMGRAGRERVERCFGWGRVAEQTERSYERVLERHRREHPPLRERTEAWLGAHLDELAVAARDAAQHAGTVDRWGARLAGLLGAGGRVLAAGNGGSAAEAQHFTAELVGRFVEERRALAAVCLSAETSSLTAIVNDYGAEELFARQVAAHGRPGDVLVLLSTSGRSPNVLAAAERAREHGLTVWALTGPGPNPLAELADEALTVAAPSTSVIQEVHLMLLHAVCAAVDARLVPPAPAPEEQEAPAPRTALRAGVA, encoded by the coding sequence ATGAGAATCGCAATGGTCTCCGAGCACGCCAGCCCCCTGGCCGCGCTCGGCGGGGTCGACGCCGGGGGGCAGAACGTCTACGTCGCCGCCCTGGCCGAGGGCCTGGCCCGCCGCGGTCACGACGTCAGCGTCTACACCCGCCGCGACGACCCGGCCCTGCCCGAGGTCGTCGAGCAGGCCCCCGGCGTGCGCGTCGTGCACGTGCCCGCCGGGCCCGCCGGGCCGCTGCCCAAGGACGAGCTCGCCCCCTACATGGACGAGTTCGGCCGCTGGCTCGCCCGCGACTGGGCCCGCACCGGCGCCCCCGACCTCGTCCACGCCCACTTCTGGATGTCCGGGCTGGCCGCCCGCCGGGCCGCCGAGGCCCACCGGATCCCCGTGGTGCAGACCTTCCACGCGCTCGGGGCCGTCAAGCGCCGCCACCAGGGCGCCGCCGACACCAGCCCCGCCGGGCGCCTCGCCGCCGAGCACGGGCTGATCACCGGCGCCGACCTCGTCCTGGCCACGTGCCGCGACGAGCGCGCCGAGCTGCTCGCCCTCGGCGGGGACCCCTCCCGCATCGACGTCGTCCCCTGCGGGGTCGACCTCGGGGCCTTCGCCCCCGCCCCGCCGCGCCCGGCCGGGGCCCGCCGGCGGATCCTGGCCCTGGGCCGGCTGGTCGAGCGCAAGGGCGTCGACGTCGCCGTGCGCGCGCTCGCCGAGCTGCCCGGCGCCGAGCTCGTGGTCGCCGGCGGACCCGAGCGCGCCGAGCTCGACCGGGACCCCGAGGCGCTGCGCCTGCGCGCCCTGGCCCGGGAGCTCGGGGTGGCCGACCGGGTGGAGCTGCTCGGCCGGGTGGACCACCGGGACACCGCCGAGCTGCTGGCCGGGGCCGACGTGGTCGCCTGCCTGCCCTGGTACGAGCCCTTCGGGATGGTCCCGCTCGAGGCCATGGCCTGCGCCCGGCCCGTGGTCGGCTCCGCGGTCGGCGGGCTGCTGGACAGCGTCGAGGACGGGGTCACGGGCCTGCTCGTGCCGCCGCGCGACCCCGCCGGGGCCGCGACCGCCCTGCGCGCCCTGCTCGAGGACCCGCAGCGGGCGGCCCGCATGGGCCGGGCCGGCCGCGAGCGCGTCGAGCGGTGCTTCGGCTGGGGGCGGGTCGCCGAGCAGACCGAGCGCTCCTACGAGCGGGTGCTCGAGCGCCACCGCCGGGAGCACCCGCCGCTGCGCGAGCGCACCGAGGCGTGGCTGGGTGCCCACCTCGACGAGCTCGCCGTGGCCGCCCGCGACGCCGCCCAGCACGCCGGCACGGTCGACCGGTGGGGCGCCCGCCTGGCCGGGCTGCTCGGCGCTGGCGGGCGCGTCCTGGCCGCCGGCAACGGCGGCTCCGCCGCCGAGGCCCAGCACTTCACCGCCGAGCTCGTGGGCCGCTTCGTCGAGGAGCGCCGGGCCCTGGCCGCCGTGTGCCTGTCCGCCGAGACCTCGAGCCTGACCGCGATCGTCAACGACTACGGCGCCGAGGAGCTCTTCGCCCGCCAGGTCGCCGCCCACGGCCGGCCCGGGGACGTGCTCGTGCTGCTGTCCACCTCCGGGCGCAGCCCCAACGTGCTCGCCGCCGCCGAGCGGGCCCGCGAGCACGGCCTGACCGTCTGGGCCCTCACCGGTCCGGGCCCCAACCCGCTGGCCGAGCTCGCCGACGAGGCGCTGACCGTGGCCGCCCCGTCCACCTCGGTGATCCAGGAGGTCCACCTGATGCTGCTGCACGCCGTGTGCGCCGCCGTCGACGCCCGGCTGGTCCCACCCGCCCCGGCCCCCGAGGAGCAGGAGGCCCCCGCACCGCGGACGGCCCTGCGGGCGGGGGTGGCATGA
- the ppgK gene encoding polyphosphate--glucose phosphotransferase has protein sequence MARYGRRRDSISGWSTLHRLHIGVDVGGAEVAAAVVDPVPGSLLTPVRRVPAPVPATPEAVAAVVAEAVAELAAGPHAPDEEASVGVALPAIVRQGTTRSAAHIDPGWVGLAADRFLAERVGRPVHVINDADAAGIAEAHHGAGRDPDGRPVVGTVLLVTLGTGIGSAMIVDGRLVPNLELGHLEVGGVPAEQLASAEAKEREGLDWPAYAQRLQRYLAHLEFVASPDLIVVGGTLSEQHERFLPLLRLSTPVVPAALRAAAGVVGAARTAYLSVPTLD, from the coding sequence ATGGCACGCTACGGCCGGCGCCGGGATTCCATCAGCGGCTGGTCCACGCTGCACCGGCTCCACATCGGCGTGGACGTGGGCGGGGCGGAGGTGGCCGCCGCGGTGGTCGACCCGGTCCCGGGCTCGCTGCTGACCCCGGTGCGGCGGGTGCCGGCGCCGGTGCCCGCGACCCCGGAGGCGGTCGCGGCCGTGGTGGCCGAGGCGGTGGCCGAGCTGGCCGCCGGCCCGCACGCCCCGGACGAGGAGGCCAGCGTGGGCGTGGCCCTGCCGGCGATCGTGCGGCAGGGCACCACGCGCTCGGCCGCGCACATCGACCCGGGGTGGGTCGGGCTGGCCGCCGACCGGTTCCTGGCCGAGCGGGTGGGCCGGCCGGTGCACGTGATCAACGACGCCGACGCCGCGGGGATCGCCGAGGCCCACCACGGCGCCGGCCGGGACCCGGACGGGCGGCCGGTGGTCGGGACGGTGCTGCTGGTGACCCTGGGCACCGGCATCGGCTCGGCGATGATCGTCGACGGGCGGCTCGTGCCCAACCTGGAGCTGGGCCACCTCGAGGTGGGCGGGGTCCCGGCCGAGCAGCTCGCCTCGGCGGAGGCGAAGGAGCGCGAGGGCCTGGACTGGCCCGCCTACGCGCAGCGGCTGCAGCGCTACCTCGCCCACCTGGAGTTCGTCGCCTCCCCCGACCTGATCGTCGTGGGCGGGACGCTGTCCGAGCAGCACGAGCGGTTCCTGCCGCTGCTGCGGCTGTCCACCCCGGTGGTCCCGGCGGCGCTGCGGGCGGCCGCCGGCGTGGTCGGCGCCGCCCGCACCGCCTACCTCTCCGTGCCGACGCTGGACTGA